The nucleotide sequence ATCAGTCTTTATTAGAAATAGAAAAATCAATAcgacccgtataggcctatacgacaCATATTAAAGGTGCTAATTTAAGGATTCAGATGTGCCTACGACCCTTTACGTAATTGCACTTCTGTGGGGCTCCTACGATTTTTTAATCGTTTCATCGACTCTCATAACATAATAACCAATTATATTAAGCGTGATTGCTCTTGGACTGAGTGTTTACGGGAATTCAGCTGAAGCAGTTTAAGAGATGGGCAttagactgtggggtatggtggggcttgggttgggacatttgttgacacgtggaattagggttgtaaacgaaccgaacgttcagcgaacagttcatgaaccgttcgacgggaagttcgtttatgttcgttcgtttgtttaataaatgaacgaacatgaataaGAAATtctgttcgattagttaaatgaacgaacatgaatagaggtctcgttcgttcgattgtgttcgtgaatgttcagtaaggtgttcgtgaacgtgttcgtgaacatgttcatgaacattcattgatttgtgttcgtttatgttcgtatgtttgtgttttaattgaaaatctttgtacttttttatattttatttgtacgttttatattattaaacttttatttattttattaccctaacaattaaactaggaaacccattTTCTcattgtttatgcatcatttctctttcatttctcattatttacatcggcgaatacAATCGACCTCAGTTCCacataagggattcaagttcgagtgctactctctgggccatctatttttatccttcgtcgcgttcgccaaatttatttgtgtttgtttgtgttcgtgaaccgttcgcgaacacgctcatttcctgaatgaacgaacacgaacataaaatctcgttcgataagtgttcatgaaccgttcgtgaacacatttatttccttaacgaacgaacacgaacaaggccttgttcgtgttcgttcggttcgtttacaaccctacgtGGAATGGGAGGCCCCCCCCCCCTCCCGCCTGGTtacgtgtccgcggggtatggcgGGGTGTGGGTTGGGCGCACCGCGTGGCAGcagaatattaaaaaaaatacaaaaaatttataaaaaatcacaacatttataaaaaaaaaaaaaaaaaaaaaaaaaaaaaaaacctacaacttcattaaaattttaaaaattacataatcctaaaaattacataatttctaaaaattacaaattacaaacctagagcgttaaataaatttcaaaaaggtcgatcttgtcaaacgcctttcgctccttgcctcgaaactctatgttcgccaccgccacccggtcctcaTGGCTTAACTCACCGctcggaacggcttcgtagtaagACTTGAAACGttcgagcttgggccgtagctcgcgccatttatgttggcacgcatTGAGGTTGTGGCGGGTGAGCGAATGGGAGGTAGCCAGCTGGCATGGCCATACCGCCCCACGtccggcttgaaagccaagccccaaaAGGCCACACCTAAACCCAAACCCACCCAGGATGGTGGCTTGGGTGTTTTctcccaacccaagccccataccccatgtcCTTAAACCGATACCGTACCTATCATGTTTAGTATCGGTAACAATTTTTTCCAATTTCCGGTACAATACCAATATATTCAATATGCTCATCTCTACTCAGTTTCACTGGTGATAGTGATGACTGAAAACAAGATTGTTTTTTCAAGAAATAAGTTATCCCACGTTGgcaaccaaaaacaatgtttttttttctagaaaTGAGTTATCCATATAACACTTCAATTTCAGAATCAAAATATAAGCATAAACACGATAGCATAAAAACTTCTAGCCAAAATTGTTTATATTGCTGAAACCCGATTAGGCATAACCATCATAACAACTTCAAATGCCAAAGTGAACATCATTTTTACAAAATACTGTAAGCAAAATGCAGACAAAATAAAGTTGATTACGAAACAGAAAAATCTGTCTCTAAAACTCCTGAGAAGCAGAACCAATATCTCCTTTATCCTTGCCAACCTTATGTGGTAGCAAAGTCTGATGAATGTTGGGTAAAACACCACCGTTTGCAATCGTCACCGAACCCAACAACTTGCTCAGTTCTTCATCATTCCTTACCGCTAATTGTATGTGCCTTGGAACTATTCTGCTTTTCTTGTTATCCCTTGCAGCATTTCCCGCTAACTCCAAAACCTATTGCCAATACATGTTGTAAGTTTTGAGCAAATGTCATCAAATACAAGAATCCAAATGAAAACAAAACACTTTTGTAGGATAAAAAAAGAAATTGCAATTTATAAACCATAAAAAACTGGAGAGGCTTTGAAAGTATGATTTAAAGGAAGATAATAATGACCCAATACCAAAAAAAATATCCCCAAATCGAATGAAAGTTATGTAAAAAACATATAAAGTGAAACGGAATTCAAAATCACTAAAAGATTTCAAACTTTATACAAAATTCCTAAATCAAAAAAAATTGAACTGACTTTTTACAAATGATTTGGGATAACGccatcaaatttttttttattcaatggttaaaaaacaaatttcaaAGATTAAACGGATTTCAAGATCCCTAAACTTGAACCAATTTTCAACAAATTGTTTGCAAAATAGTaatcaaataaattaaaataaaccCAATAAATTgaacaaaacaaagaaaattgaaaaccaaATAGTACCTCAGCGGCAAGGTATTCGAGGACCGCCGACAGATAAACAGGGGCTCCGGCACCGACACGCTCCGCATACTTTCCGGCTTTGAGGAATCTAGCAATCCTGCCGACGGGGAACTGGAGTCCGGCTTTGGAAGATCGGGAGACTGATTTCGTGGCCTTGGACTTGCCTCTGCCGCCTTTCTTAGAATCGGTATCGCCTTTGGAACTCATTTTGTTGAATGTGATGGATCTTGATGATGAATGATAAACCCTAGTTGGAAGAGAATGTGATTTGGGATTGACGGTGTAAGAGGGTAGTTATGAATTTATAGTGGGAACCGTTTGTTTCTATTGGTTGAGAAAAAGTTAACGTGGATCGCCAGCGTGGCAtcattgttttgtttttttttttattttcgtttCCCTCTTATTCGTCATTTTGGCGGGAGATtcgtggttttttttttttttttttttttggtgtacGTGACGATTTTTATTCATGAAATATTTTTAGTTGAAAGAAATTGTGGTTTTAGATTTTTGTGATTTTACATTCAGAATAGAAGACTAATACACTTAGAAATTGTGGTTTTAGATTTAGTTAGTGCCTTCTTGTTTAAGTCATGGGTTGCTAATAAAGAGATAATGCAACACGTATTactgtattaactcaattcaactttagcTGTATTTAAATTGCACTTTGACATTCGTTGATTTGTATTAGATCAATCGGACAAGGTATTGTACTAGTGATCGGGGTTAACACACTTTCTACGGAGCAGAGTTTCGAGGTTTAGGGTTTCGAGAATAATATAAT is from Helianthus annuus cultivar XRQ/B chromosome 9, HanXRQr2.0-SUNRISE, whole genome shotgun sequence and encodes:
- the LOC110878723 gene encoding probable histone H2AXb, which codes for MSSKGDTDSKKGGRGKSKATKSVSRSSKAGLQFPVGRIARFLKAGKYAERVGAGAPVYLSAVLEYLAAEVLELAGNAARDNKKSRIVPRHIQLAVRNDEELSKLLGSVTIANGGVLPNIHQTLLPHKVGKDKGDIGSASQEF